From Oryza sativa Japonica Group chromosome 4, ASM3414082v1, one genomic window encodes:
- the LOC4335575 gene encoding chloroplast envelope quinone oxidoreductase homolog isoform X2 has protein sequence MKLDRSTNSKVTDVAGEIVEAGSAVHELKVGDKVLSKLNFWKGGGLAEYVAAPESLTVVRPAGVSAVDAAGLPVAGLTALKALMSIGTKFDGTGGTGANVLITAASGGVGTYAVQLAKLGNHRVTATCGARNMDLVRSLGADEVLDYNTPQGAALTSSASDEKYDYIINTAMNVNWSAMKPTLSSRGRVVDITPNPGNYVAAMLTMFARKKITMMALMSLGKEEMRFLMELVGEGKLRTVVDSRCPFEKAAEAWEKSMGGHATGKVIVEM, from the exons ATGAAACTAGACAGAAGTACTAATTCAAAAG TGACTGATGTTGCCGGGGAGATTGTGGAGGCTGGTTCTGCAGTACATGAGCTCAAAGTTGGTGACAAAGTTTTGTCCAAACTGAACTTCTGG AAAGGAGGAGGCCTCGCTGAGTATGTCGCTGCACCGGAGAGCCTCACCGTCGTCCGCCCCGCCGGAGTTTCCGCCGTCGACGCGGCCGGGCTGCCGGTCGCAGGCCTCACAGCTCTCAAGGCCCTCATGTCCATCGGGACCAAATTCGACGGCACCGGCGGCACCGGCGCCAACGTGCTGATCACCGCTGCCTCCGGCGGCGTCGGCACCTACGCCGTCCAGCTCGCCAAGCTCGGCAACCACCGCGTCACCGCCACCTGCGGCGCCCGCAACATGGACCTCGTCCGCTCcctcggcgccgacgaggtcctCGACTACAATACCCCCCAAGGCGCCGCCCTGACGAGCTCGGCCTCCGACGAGAAgtacgactacatcatcaacacCGCCATGAACGTCAACTGGTCGGCGATGAAGCCGACCCTGAGCAGCCGTGGTAGGGTGGTGGACATAACACCAAACCCCGGGAACTACGTCGCGGCGATGCTGACCATGTTTGCCAGGAAGAAGATAACCATGATGGCCCTCATGTCGCTGGGGAAGGAGGAGATGAGGTTTCTGATGGAGCTCGTCGGAGAAGGGAAGCTCAGGACGGTGGTCGACTCGCGGTGTCCGTTCGagaaggcggcggaggcgtgggaGAAGAGCATGGGCGGCCATGCCACGGGTAAGGTCATCGTGGAGATGTGA
- the LOC4335575 gene encoding chloroplast envelope quinone oxidoreductase homolog isoform X1, with protein MAAGGGIPATMRAVQYTGYGGGAGALKHVEIPVPSVKKHEVLIKVEAASVNPIDWSIQKGMLRPFLPKFPFIPVTDVAGEIVEAGSAVHELKVGDKVLSKLNFWKGGGLAEYVAAPESLTVVRPAGVSAVDAAGLPVAGLTALKALMSIGTKFDGTGGTGANVLITAASGGVGTYAVQLAKLGNHRVTATCGARNMDLVRSLGADEVLDYNTPQGAALTSSASDEKYDYIINTAMNVNWSAMKPTLSSRGRVVDITPNPGNYVAAMLTMFARKKITMMALMSLGKEEMRFLMELVGEGKLRTVVDSRCPFEKAAEAWEKSMGGHATGKVIVEM; from the exons atggccgccggcggcgggattCCGGCCACCATGCGCGCGGTGCAGTACaccggctacggcggcggcgccggtgccctCAAG CACGTGGAAATCCCTGTTCCTTCGGTGAAGAAACATGAAGTTCTTATTAAAGTCGAAGCTGCAAGCGTTAACCCGATTGATTGGAGTATTCAGAAAGGGATGCTACGCCCATTTCTTCCCAAGTTTCCATTTATTCCAG TGACTGATGTTGCCGGGGAGATTGTGGAGGCTGGTTCTGCAGTACATGAGCTCAAAGTTGGTGACAAAGTTTTGTCCAAACTGAACTTCTGG AAAGGAGGAGGCCTCGCTGAGTATGTCGCTGCACCGGAGAGCCTCACCGTCGTCCGCCCCGCCGGAGTTTCCGCCGTCGACGCGGCCGGGCTGCCGGTCGCAGGCCTCACAGCTCTCAAGGCCCTCATGTCCATCGGGACCAAATTCGACGGCACCGGCGGCACCGGCGCCAACGTGCTGATCACCGCTGCCTCCGGCGGCGTCGGCACCTACGCCGTCCAGCTCGCCAAGCTCGGCAACCACCGCGTCACCGCCACCTGCGGCGCCCGCAACATGGACCTCGTCCGCTCcctcggcgccgacgaggtcctCGACTACAATACCCCCCAAGGCGCCGCCCTGACGAGCTCGGCCTCCGACGAGAAgtacgactacatcatcaacacCGCCATGAACGTCAACTGGTCGGCGATGAAGCCGACCCTGAGCAGCCGTGGTAGGGTGGTGGACATAACACCAAACCCCGGGAACTACGTCGCGGCGATGCTGACCATGTTTGCCAGGAAGAAGATAACCATGATGGCCCTCATGTCGCTGGGGAAGGAGGAGATGAGGTTTCTGATGGAGCTCGTCGGAGAAGGGAAGCTCAGGACGGTGGTCGACTCGCGGTGTCCGTTCGagaaggcggcggaggcgtgggaGAAGAGCATGGGCGGCCATGCCACGGGTAAGGTCATCGTGGAGATGTGA
- the LOC107280630 gene encoding quinone-oxidoreductase QR1, chloroplastic-like, with protein MELVCYLDADDVLNYNTPEDAILMSSASGEKYDYIINFAINIGWSLMRPTLTSHGRVVEITPNPGNYIQGGPTMTQSSKSLARAPGYIVTVLTMFANKKITCMSMRNEEMRFTMELAGEGKLKMVANSWHPFEEAAEPWEKSTGGHATRKVIVEM; from the exons ATGGAGCTTGTATGCTATCTCGACGCCGATGACGTCCTCAACTACAACACCCCCGAGGACGCCATCCTGATGAGCTCGGCCTCCGGTGAGAAgtacgactacatcatcaactTCGCCATTAACATCGGGTGGTCACTGATGAGGCCGACACTGACCAGCCATGGTAGGGTGGTGGAGATAACCCCAAACCCCGGGAACTACATCCAAGGTGGGCCCACTATGACTCAAAG TTCAAAGTCCTTGGCCCGCGCCCCTGGCTACATCGTGACCGTGCTGACCATGTTTGCCAATAAGAAGATAACATGCATGTCCATGAGAAACGAGGAGATGAGATTTACGAtggagctcgccggagaagggAAGCTCAAGATGGTGGCCAACTCATGGCATCCattcgaggaggcggcggagccgtGGGAGAAGAGCACCGGTGGTCATGCAACACGGAAGGTCATTGTGGAGATGTGA